A genome region from Strigops habroptila isolate Jane chromosome 12, bStrHab1.2.pri, whole genome shotgun sequence includes the following:
- the C12H1orf216 gene encoding UPF0500 protein C1orf216 homolog, with protein MFAVCPPANAPFRQGRGGPVLDTAITEAGHGQDSNSNFVGEVCDSNENWSRPAPGSPPEESSSRSENTTNPSDNLLLLMQRQMAQGRPGDTPLSLGATQQRPPEQGVRSPPEGAEVGGAGGQNAATEEAAGGYGKSPSSPVEDNGYGSSSLSIDSPDSACGSTWDPPASAPIPGSPPQPGVSKPEPGTLFPVLAAAMQHLQDKERFKEREKEKHHIQLVMYRRLALLRWIHGLQQKVVDQQNRLQESFDTILDNRKELIRCMQHGPVCPAGAAATSP; from the coding sequence ATGTTTGCCGTCTGCCCGCCGGCAAATGCCCCGTTCCGGCAGGGCCGGGGGGGCCCAGTGCTGGACACGGCCATCACAGAGGCTGGACATGGACAGGATTCCAACTCCAACTTCGTGGGAGAGGTGTGTGACAGCAACGAGAACTGGAGCCGGCCAGCGCCGGGGTCCCCTCCGGAGGAGAGCTCCAGCCGGAGCGAAAACACAACAAATCCATCGGATAATCTGCTGTTATTAATGCAGAGACAGATGGCCCAGGGCCGGCCTGGGGACACCCCCCTGAGCCTGGGCGCCACACAGCAGCGGCCCCCCGAGCAGGGGGTGCGCAGCCCCCCCGAGGGAGCAGAGGTTGGTGGGGCCGGGGGGCAAAACGCTGCCACCGAGGAGGCAGCCGGGGGCTATGGCAAGTCCCCGAGCTCCCCTGTGGAGGACAATGGCTACGGCAGCAGCTCCCTCAGCATCGACAGCCCCGACAGCGCCTGCGGGAGCACTTGGGaccctcctgcctctgcccccaTCCCCGGGAGCCCACCGCAGCCAGGGGTGTCCAAGCCCGAGCCAGGGACCCTCTTCCCAGTGCTGGCGGCAGCCATGCAGCACCTCCAGGACAAGGAGCGCTTCAAGGAGCGGGAGAAGGAGAAGCACCACATCCAGCTGGTGATGTACCGGCGCCTGGCCCTGCTGCGCTGGATCCACGGCCTCCAGCAGAAAGTCGTGGACCAGCAGAACCGGTTGCAGGAGAGTTTCGACACCATCCTGGATAACCGCAAGGAGCTCATCCGCTGCATGCAGCACGGCCCGGTGTGCCCCGCCGGCGCGGCTGCCACCAGCCCATGA